Within the Medicago truncatula cultivar Jemalong A17 chromosome 4, MtrunA17r5.0-ANR, whole genome shotgun sequence genome, the region AATTTTCAAGTGAAAAACAATGAAACTTCATAACACAAATTCTTCGTTTAGGATCGCGACCCGATCACAATACTTCATAAAActgaaaaagatgaaaattaaatatgaacaaGAATAACTACTAGAAACTTGTTCTTCATAATCGGTTTCTTGATCAATTTCTTGACTGTTATTTTGTTTCCCCTCCATCTCTATGTTGCTCTCCCGATCACATCTTTCTTTGTCAACTCCTTGTTATGCTTTGTTCGAAACAACTTACTACAAGAAAATTTGTTATTACCCAGAGTCAAAAGCCGTCTGTAAGTGCAAAAAACTGTGGGTACCCACGACTTATCAAGGGCCTCAGGGCCGTGGGAAAAAGCCTCGTCGGTAACGTTACCCACTGTAATTACCCTCGGTTATGCAATGGATAATTTGTGGGTAATCATTGTTTTAACACCAAATTATTGGTCCTAGATTACCCATGGCTAAACCGTCAATAAAGTTACCCACGGCCAAGCCCTGGGTAAGTTGTGGTGTTTATGGAGTAATGTTACCCACGGCTAAGCCCTTgaaaacataacatttaaaaaaaaattaaaaattttgcaTACGTTTATATTGGCCCATTTCATCCGTactataaaattaagaaaattgtgtTGTGTTATATCTCTCAAAGCTTTAATGACACAAGAAATCaactaaaacaaaatgtattaaactttatttattatatataatacataAAATAGACATAGTatactgaagaaaaaaatttacataAGAATAGAAGCTAACATCTCTAGTACTTCTTTTGACAATTTCCACAAATGTGTAGATTAATATCTAGTTCGTTCTAATACAGAGTTGAATATTACTTGTACCACCTACTCTGTCATACAAAGTCTATTCCCTTGAGCAACATTTTATCCAACTTTTATGCTTATTGCACCTTGAGTTGTGTCAACATTTGCCAAAACCTATTAGGCAACAATGATGTCAGTGCACTTACAAAACAAGACTTAAAATTTTTTGGTTTAGCTCAAATTTTGcaggtaaaaagaaaatatacaacaacaacttcaaaagGGTGGAAAATATACATGCTCTGGTATTTTAAATACCTTTTAAAGTATAGTTTCATGCAAGAATGCATAATACCCAATAAAAAACTTATATAGAGCAATTGAAAAGTTGCAGGCCTTCACACACTTTTGAATAATATTTGAAGACATGACATGGTAACTTTGTTTACATAATAATCAACTAATCAAACCCTAAATCATTACCTCATCCTGTTTGGAAAATCATTAAGTAGACATTTGTTTCAAACTCCATAATAGAATCAAACCATAAAGAAAAATCCATtatagacctaattgaattcaGTGTTCAATCTCACCTTAGAGTGATTGCAGCAAAAAATATGAATCATAAAGAAGCTTGTCAATAAAGTAAACTGAAGAGTATCGTCACATGGAGGAGGAGCCCAAAGAAGCATGTCATTAAGTAAACTAAATATTATAGAGTAAGGGAAGCACTCACAACGCCATGCATCTATTAGGAATTATATAGTTCATTATCTATGTTATTAACTGAAAATAAATAGTGCAAACAAAACAACCACCAGATTATGTATGAGAGCCATTACATATATAACCTATAGTTTTCCAACTAATAATTAACATAACATTACGTTGACAGAGTTTCTGTTTTATTCTTCTTAATTACTAGTTAAACAATGTTATGCATGTGAAGACAAATGAAAGAGTTACAAACTTTGATTCCTCTGAAATCTTTGCTACTagcaacaataaaataattgctAAGAAATAATAATCAAGGATTGACTTTGACTTTGACTTTGAGGGATACTAACATGCAACAAAAACTAAACTTATAACGAACATGATTAAGCTTACATTTCATTTGCCACTCTTTCTTTCTCCTCAAGTTCCTCTACCTGATGCATTTTATGGGTGAGTTCTTCGGCTTGGGATTCTATGTGCTACTTAAGTAAATTGAACTCTTCCTTTGATGAAGTTAAGCAATATTGTTAAGGAGAAACGGAAAAAATGGGGTAACAAACCTCCTAGAGCTCCACGAGGACCGTCATTGGATGCTGCTGACCAAAAGCTAAATTAGGGATAGGGAGATCACTCAACTTGTATCTATCTTTAATCACCTAATTATTTTGTAACAATGCCTTTCTTCCATTGTTATTACCTGTTTCTTTCTTTGTATTAAAATTCAACTTGACAACTAGCATTGATTTAACTGAGAAAGtgatattagaaaataaataattgaatcaAGAGTAGAATCACAACATGAATTGTTTTATGCGTGTAACTACAGAGACTTTGTTTAATAGTATATTAATTACCAACTGAGAAACTAATTGCTAACTTGTCACATGTGGTAATTAATAGCATTAAAAAGGCATCCTAAATTTCCATTCATTGTTGTGTGACTCTTGCCAGTTTCATGCTAATTGGACTGTATTGATACGTGTTAAGGAATTACTAGGAATGTGATTTCACGTGTTAACAACAAGATATAGGTTTTATGGCAATTTGATTGTCAATTTAGACATGGACACAAGATGGTTCGTAATAATTTGTATCCCATGCAATTAGCAAAATCAacgatttattttgtttattgaaTCAGCCATTTAACAACTGTTTAAGTATGGCTAGAGCAATATCAATCAACTTTTGTATAATAATGATACTCCTTTCACCTAAATTAGGTATATTAGTTGAGCCTCATAAATTCTTGTTGCAAACGCCAATTTCCCTTCTATCAATAAACAAAACTCACTGCTCAACTTatatttttcttggtttgtttttgttaacgagtgtctagatactctttaaacattataaattaagtaattatttttttaaaatgtcaaacttttcaatttttaatgcacTGATTGCACTAACTTTCAtcaaaattgatcatttaaGGTTCTTAACTTATACACTGGAACACTAGTTAATATTTCCCGTCAAATAAATTGCTTGTGGAATATAATATGCCACTAATGCATCGTAAAGCTGAGCgcaaatcaaattcttttttttggaaagctaaaaaatatattaaacacaATATAAGTCCCTTTAGCACAAAGtgtattaaaaaagaaaacttaaaagtCTAAGAAATACATCAAACAATCCAAACTAATACAAGAAGCTAAAATAGAATTAAGAACCCGCCTTTAAACAATGCAAATGTGTCAACCTTCAAGTAGggtaatcaaaatcaaacacatgtAGTTTGATTTTAACCACCACGCTTGGATTTTTACATTTTCTAATAAAGCTAAAAGAGGAGATGTCCTGTTGTTAAAAATCATCCCATTGCGCTCATTCTTAAATAATGAATAGGACTGAAATCCAAACAATATTAAAAGATGtatcataattttttagagaaCCTCCCCTAAAACACCAAATTGAATAGAATGAGCATGTAATTCACCTTGCAACACAACCTAGTCATCCAAGTTAAGTATCAAAGTTGACCGTAGAAATTACTTTGAAAAAATAAGTGATTCCAATCTTCCACAAAATCACAACAAGTCGAACATAAAACATCTGTATTTGGCAAGATGTGACGCCTAAACAGGTTGTCATTAGTTGCAAGACGATTAAAAAACACAGCCTCCACACAAAAATAATACTTTAAGGGGGACTGCTTTAAGCCACAAAACATGATTACGACCAccattatcatcaaatttaacgctGACAAATAATTGTAAGCACTTTTAACCGTGTACTGTTGGGAGGAATGAAACTTCTAAACCCACCGGTCCACCATTTCATACTGCAAGATGACGCTCCAGTTCAATATCTTTGGTTTGATTCACAAGAACTTGAATATAATTCAACGtgttagtgttttttttagaatgtCATTGACCATTTAAGGTTAAATCCTTTGACAAATGGTTAAATCCtgttttttcatgttattttttttttggtcaatgttttttcatgttatattccctttaaaatattttttggactTTTAGTCTACTAAATTTTTTTTCACTGCttttgatctttatttttatgtcaACTCATGTGTATCATTTGAAATCTTGAATTTTTTCACAGTGATGTGTAGAATATTATAAGAcacttaaccaaaaaaaaatagattttttttttacaaaacatgaattaaatatgatttttttatatttttaacgcttaaaaattaatattttgttaaaacattctatatttcttaaaaattcTTATGATATTCCtacaaaaactcattcaaaaatatgaaggacAACATGATTTGACTAAAAAGTAGAGACAAAAAATTGGACTAAAACTTTTAGAACACTAAAGTTCGAAGAAAATTTTATGGGGACGAAAACGATTTTTTCTATAGAAACTTAAACAAAAAGTTggattattattaaaaaaagcaaaatgCTAACTGGTGCTCCCGGGGCACTGATtaagaatatgaaaaagaaaattatatagtagttaatgcattgaaattgtgtacttaatttataataaagtaaaaaacagtttccttttatggtaataattcccttttatggtatgcttaaccagtgcccaggggcaccggttagcgggacccttaaaaaaaatggaaatgattttttatgatttggtgggttaatttatatattttgatacatgTTTATGAACATTTTTTGAGATGAAGTATACGAGCATGACACATTATTGCCGTGATTTGATGTGTTGACTTTATATCTAAGTTTGTCTCTTTTATTATAGtgatttgatatattttgactttataattaagttaatattttgaataaagatattttgatatatGTTGACATAgggataaaaacatatttaaccctattaataatatttaacaaaaataaactatttatttattatttaataagaataaggataaataaacaaattagcCACTTATTAATTGCTTAAGTATGGCTGCAGCAATATCAAGCAACTTATGTAGAAAGCTAGTCCTATCACCTAAAGGAGAACTAGAGAATTGCTTGTTGCAAGAGTCAATTTCCTTTCCAATATAAACCATAGAGTAAGCAGccaaaccatattttttttggtttatagAATCAATTGCTTGTGGAAGTACGGTTTTCACTAATGGAATGTATGTCTCAGCACAAATAGATAATTTTCTTTGCAATTGAAGATCTTTGGTTTGGCTGACAAGAACTTGAATATAGTTTAATGTGTTAGTGGCATTTTGTAGAATGTCACTAACCATTATGGTGGCTATACCCTTGGCATCAGTTGTTTTGGCTTGAGGACTGGAATGTAGGATTGAACTGCATAGATCAGAATTTGGTGTCTTTTTGCATATATCATCCACCAAATCATCAACTTCAGCGTTTGGTATAGTAAAAGATTGAGTGTGTTGgagaaaaaaacaagaaagaagaagagtATAAAGAGGGAAAAAGGACATAAAATTAGTTGAggctctcttcatttttttccctcTTGTTACTAGAAATCAAGTATAAAGGAAGggatataataatatttgtttttgatatATTACTGTGTGACAGatacatgtatatatacataagaaagaaagtgtaacaaaaaaaatacataagaaaGAAAGTAACGTGTGATTACATCATTGATGCAGTATCAACACAATAATGAGGGAATAATTACATGACGGTAATAAAGCTATGACTAAAAACTATAATTAAGGGAAGCTAATTATTGTACATTTCAAATTCAACTTTGCTGAGTGTTGACTTGTGTATCTCCAATATATTGTGTCTATTCTATCATGATCTTACGGTGACTAAttcctccgttttaaaatagaTGTCTaagtcaaccacttcacatatgtcaatgcacaattttaaccgttaatatttttaaggaaatattaaCGAGTGCCAGTGTCCTAAGGGCACTTGATAAGAAacttaaatagtaaatttatcttggaaattgtgcattcaacttATTGAAATAGTAAAAAGcaactttttctatataaaatttcataattatttccttttttgattccttaacc harbors:
- the LOC25494122 gene encoding uncharacterized protein gives rise to the protein MKRASTNFMSFFPLYTLLLSCFFLQHTQSFTIPNAEVDDLVDDICKKTPNSDLCSSILHSSPQAKTTDAKGIATIMVSDILQNATNTLNYIQVLVSQTKDLQLQRKLSICAETYIPLVKTVLPQAIDSINQKKYGLAAYSMVYIGKEIDSCNKQFSSSPLGDRTSFLHKLLDIAAAILKQLISG